One genomic segment of Helicobacter enhydrae includes these proteins:
- the dnaN gene encoding DNA polymerase III subunit beta — translation MKISLFKGTLEIVLNNFQSFLDKKDQSQITSHIFLQASENTLLLRATDYELGIQSKIEVNILEEGIGTVNGKQFLDIVKQLKDNEEITLQTDENYCLHIKQKGTAYKLQMYNAEEFPKFPQYSQDKKIDISASQFIDSIKKITPAVSTNNPKIELNGAFLDIKEYSINLVATDTKRLALVKNETQSIHTLSIIIPKRALGEITKLFSDHLEIFYNENQLIIQTGNYTFFTKLTNGKFPDYERIIPNNFNFNFELNRADVIDSLKAIYSISDKVKSVFNKGEILFEGLEIEKGEAKTKINAEIDPSEEVILNFNARNLLDFLSQIQSQTFTLHINDVKSAFMVKSESFSTIIMPVVV, via the coding sequence ATGAAGATCTCACTTTTCAAAGGCACACTTGAAATTGTTCTCAACAATTTCCAATCTTTTTTGGATAAAAAAGACCAATCCCAAATCACCTCTCATATTTTCTTACAAGCTTCAGAAAACACTCTCCTCTTAAGAGCAACTGATTATGAGCTTGGTATCCAATCCAAAATCGAAGTCAATATCTTAGAAGAAGGTATAGGAACAGTCAATGGTAAGCAATTTTTAGACATTGTCAAACAACTCAAAGACAATGAAGAAATCACACTACAAACTGATGAAAATTATTGCTTACATATCAAACAAAAAGGAACAGCTTATAAGCTTCAAATGTATAACGCTGAAGAATTCCCAAAATTCCCTCAATATAGCCAAGATAAAAAAATCGATATTTCTGCATCACAATTTATCGATTCCATCAAAAAAATCACTCCAGCAGTTAGCACAAACAATCCCAAAATCGAGCTAAATGGTGCTTTTCTTGACATCAAAGAATATTCAATCAATCTTGTTGCGACAGATACAAAGCGTCTTGCTCTTGTCAAAAACGAAACCCAATCTATCCACACTTTATCTATCATTATCCCCAAGCGTGCATTAGGAGAGATCACCAAACTTTTCTCTGATCACTTAGAAATTTTCTACAACGAAAATCAACTCATTATCCAAACAGGAAACTACACTTTTTTCACAAAGCTAACAAATGGAAAATTCCCAGATTATGAAAGAATCATTCCAAACAATTTCAATTTCAACTTTGAACTCAACAGAGCCGATGTGATTGATTCTCTCAAAGCAATTTATTCAATTTCAGACAAAGTAAAATCAGTTTTTAACAAAGGAGAGATTTTGTTTGAAGGCTTAGAAATCGAAAAAGGGGAAGCAAAAACCAAAATCAATGCTGAAATAGATCCAAGCGAAGAAGTGATTTTGAATTTCAATGCTAGAAATTTGTTGGATTTTCTATCCCAAATCCAATCACAAACCTTTACACTTCACATCAATGATGTGAAATCAGCATTTATGGTCAAAAGCGAGAGCTTTTCAACCATTATTATGCCTGTAGTTGTATAA
- the gyrB gene encoding DNA topoisomerase (ATP-hydrolyzing) subunit B has translation MSEIKDYSAGNIKVLKGLEAVRKRPGMYIGDTNINGLHHMVYEVVDNSIDEAMAGHCNKISIRLTHEGSAIIEDNGRGIPVDIHPTENIPAATVVLTVLHAGGKFDKDTYKVSGGLHGVGVSVVNALSSHLIMTIKKNGNIYRQEFKKGIPTTDLEIIGSTKEHGTTIEFFPDGEVMEVLEFDCEILIKRFKEMAYLNRNITIDFVDEKTGKREKYHFEGGLTQFVQDVNKKPLISEIISFEVSEDDLEAEIALAYNDGYDEKVLSFVNNIRTPDGGTHEAGFRAGLSRAIINYIEANANAREKDAKVTGDDVREGLVAIISTKVMEPQFEGQTKGKLGSSFVKPIIQKLAYEKLTKFFEENPIQAKAIMQKALLAARGREAAKRARDLTRKKENLSVGTLPGKLADCQSKDPSESELYLVEGDSAGGSAKQGRDRVYQAILPLRGKILNVEKSRLDKILKSEEIKNMITAFGCGIGEEFNLERLRYHKIIIMTDADVDGSHIQTLLMTFFYRYLRPLIENGYIYIAQPPLYRFKKGKKEIYLKDEKALSEYLIENGIENFVFEGIGTQELLEILKYISAYRSVLKELEKRYSMIEVVRFLIENRDYIGLDFQNMSVKIKEFLQGIDCNILNEVVEEEKILFYIQTKTGLVELNLDDTLFTDPYFEEACYIYNKIQEYDLKFLLEKDLLDLLLEIEESAKKGADIQRYKGLGEMNPEQLWETTMTPQNRTLLRVKLEDIESADGIFTLFMGDEVEPRRAYIQENAKNVKHLDI, from the coding sequence ATGTCAGAAATCAAAGATTATAGTGCAGGGAATATCAAAGTTTTAAAAGGACTTGAGGCTGTTAGAAAGCGTCCTGGAATGTATATTGGAGATACCAATATCAATGGTCTGCATCATATGGTTTATGAAGTGGTGGATAACTCCATCGATGAGGCAATGGCAGGGCATTGTAATAAAATCTCAATCCGTTTGACACATGAAGGAAGTGCGATTATTGAGGATAATGGACGAGGGATTCCTGTTGATATTCATCCTACAGAAAACATTCCTGCAGCCACTGTGGTTTTGACTGTATTGCACGCAGGTGGAAAATTTGACAAAGACACTTACAAAGTCAGTGGGGGATTGCACGGGGTAGGGGTGAGTGTGGTCAATGCTCTTTCTTCTCATTTGATTATGACAATCAAAAAAAATGGAAATATCTATCGCCAAGAATTCAAAAAAGGGATTCCCACTACAGATTTAGAAATCATTGGCTCCACAAAAGAACACGGAACAACAATCGAATTTTTCCCAGATGGGGAAGTGATGGAAGTTTTGGAATTTGATTGTGAGATTCTCATCAAACGCTTCAAAGAGATGGCTTATCTCAATCGCAATATCACGATTGATTTTGTAGATGAAAAAACCGGCAAACGCGAAAAATACCATTTTGAAGGTGGATTGACTCAGTTTGTCCAAGATGTCAATAAAAAACCTCTGATCTCTGAGATCATCAGTTTTGAAGTCAGCGAAGACGATTTGGAAGCTGAAATCGCATTGGCTTATAATGATGGCTATGATGAAAAGGTTTTGAGTTTTGTCAATAACATTAGAACGCCTGATGGTGGGACACATGAAGCAGGGTTTAGAGCAGGACTTAGTCGAGCAATCATCAACTATATCGAAGCTAATGCCAATGCAAGAGAAAAAGATGCAAAAGTCACTGGTGATGATGTGCGTGAGGGACTTGTAGCAATTATTTCTACAAAAGTGATGGAACCTCAATTTGAAGGGCAAACCAAAGGAAAATTGGGAAGCTCTTTTGTCAAACCTATCATCCAAAAACTTGCTTATGAAAAACTCACTAAATTTTTTGAAGAAAACCCTATCCAAGCCAAAGCGATTATGCAAAAAGCTCTTCTTGCTGCACGGGGAAGAGAAGCAGCCAAAAGAGCAAGAGATCTCACACGCAAAAAAGAAAATCTCTCTGTTGGCACATTACCGGGGAAACTCGCAGATTGTCAGAGCAAAGACCCAAGTGAATCAGAACTTTATCTAGTGGAGGGAGATAGTGCAGGGGGAAGTGCAAAACAAGGCAGAGATCGAGTGTATCAAGCAATTTTACCTTTGAGAGGAAAAATCCTCAATGTTGAAAAATCACGCTTAGATAAAATCCTCAAATCCGAAGAAATCAAAAATATGATTACAGCTTTTGGTTGTGGAATCGGTGAAGAGTTCAATTTGGAGCGTTTGAGATACCACAAAATCATCATAATGACAGATGCCGATGTTGATGGCTCACACATTCAAACCCTTCTAATGACATTTTTCTACCGCTATTTGCGTCCTTTGATTGAAAATGGATATATCTATATTGCCCAACCCCCTCTATATCGTTTCAAAAAAGGAAAAAAAGAGATTTATCTCAAAGACGAAAAAGCATTGAGCGAATATTTGATTGAAAATGGGATCGAAAATTTTGTCTTTGAGGGGATTGGCACACAAGAATTGCTTGAGATTCTCAAATACATTTCTGCTTATCGTAGTGTTTTAAAAGAGCTTGAGAAGCGTTATTCAATGATTGAAGTGGTGAGATTTTTGATTGAAAATCGTGATTATATTGGGCTTGATTTCCAAAATATGAGTGTAAAAATCAAAGAGTTTTTACAAGGCATTGATTGCAATATCTTGAATGAAGTGGTGGAAGAAGAAAAAATTTTGTTTTATATCCAAACAAAAACAGGACTTGTAGAGCTTAACCTTGATGATACACTTTTCACAGACCCTTATTTTGAAGAGGCTTGTTATATCTACAACAAAATCCAAGAATATGATTTGAAGTTTTTGTTGGAAAAAGATTTGTTAGATTTGCTTTTAGAAATCGAAGAGAGTGCCAAAAAGGGTGCTGATATTCAGCGTTACAAAGGTTTGGGTGAGATGAATCCAGAGCAACTTTGGGAGACGACAATGACTCCCCAAAACCGCACTCTTCTGCGTGTGAAACTTGAAGACATCGAATCTGCAGATGGTATTTTCACTCTTTTTATGGGCGATGAAGTGGAGCCAAGGAGAGCATATATCCAAGAAAATGCCAAAAATGTGAAGCATTTGGATATTTAA